The region cgggggagcGTGGGGGACGTGGGGGATGGGCTGGTGAGGAGAGTgacagaaaatagaaaatggAAAATTCCAGCGTGAAGTGCAGTGGCTGTTGATCAGGTGTGAACTCCACAGCAGAGAGCAGGACGGGGTGAATGGGagggacagctgctgcaggcccACATCAAGAACGTCCACCGCAGCACACCAGCTGGGACTGGGgcccgagggggggggggcgctcagGGAGGGACAAATGTGAGACAGGGTGCCTTCAACAGTTCACCTCCATGACACAGACCCGCTCACAGCAAACGCTACAGCCTGACCTGGTTAACTCGCTGTCCTGAATATATACAGGACACATTATGTTGCTGTCTCATGGTGAAGACCTTAAAGTCCAAACTGACCTTGAAAAGCGAGTTCCAAATGTCAGACGACATCTTTGCTCTGCTTTGTAGATTGTGATGTCCAACCTTCACGTGATATCCAACCTTCACGTGATGTCCAACCAAAACGTGATGTCCAACCTACACGTGATGTCCAGCCAAAACATGATGTCCAACCTTCACGCGATGTCCAACCAAAACGTGATGTCCAACCTACACGTGATGTCCAGCCAAAACATGATGTCCAACCTACATGTGATGTCCAACCTTCACGTGATGTCCAACCTTCACGTGATGTCCAACCTACACGTGATGTCCAGCCAAAACATGATGTCCAACCTTCACGCGATGTCCAACCAAAACATGATGTCCAACCTACACGTGATGTCCAGCCAAAACATGATGTCCAACCTACACGTGATGTCCAACCTTCACGTGATGTCCAACCTTCACGTGATGTCCAACCTTCACGTGATGTCCAACCTACACGTGATGTCCAGCCAAAACATGATGTCCAACCTACACGTGATGTCCAGCCAAAACATGATGTCCAACCTACACATGATGTCCAGATACATACAGAAAAGCTCCTAAACGTGTAAAACATCAAGCGTTTGGATGCTTAAGTGAACTGATTTTCCATCCCTATCGGTGGTGCTCACCTTAAATACATCAGGATAAACCTTTCTTTGTAATTTGGTTCCCTGCTCGTGCCACTGAAGAATGTGTCCAGGGCACGAGACGTGTTTGGACTGCAAGGCCTGGTGACTTCAGCAGCTATATGTCTGCCGTCCTGCCAACTGATGACAGAATAAATCTTTAGAATGGCCCTCAATGAGTCCTTGAAATCCCACACCAGTCTGCTATAATGGCTTGATGTGTCCACTGGGAGCAGGACGCCACATGTTTTTCCATCCATAACTAATTTATAATAAATGGGCAGTTTCTCCAGTGTGGTGTTCAGAGGTCAAATTGTTTAATTGCCCCCACCATCCCCCCCAGGGGTTTCTCAGGAGTATTGTCTGGCTGGATTGAGGATTGTTGGTTAAACAAGGTTAAATCCACAAGGAGGGGCGGAGCCAATAAGACAGGTGAAAGAGTGGTGGGGGACATGGGACAAAACTGGAAATACGCTGGACAGAGTTTGTGTCATCCATGACACGATACTGTCACACGTGTTACTATGATGTCACACGTGTTACTATGATGTCACATGTGTTACTATAATGTCACACATGTTACTATGATGTCCCACATGTTACTATAATGTCACACATGTTACTATAATGTCCCACATGTTACTATAATGTCCCACGTGTTACTATAATGTCCCACATGTTACTATGATGTCCCACATGTTACTATAATGTCACACATGTTACTATAATGTCACACGTGTTACTATAATGTCCCACATATTACTATAATGTCCCACATGTTACTATAATGTCACACGTGTTACTATAATGTCACATATGTTACTATAATGTCACACATGTTACTATAATGTCCCCCATGTTACTATAATGTCCCACATGTTACTATAATGTCACATGTGTTACTATAATGTCCCACATGTTACTATAATGTCCCACATGTTACTATAATGTCACACGTGTTACTATATGTCCCACATGTTACTATAATGTCCCACGTGTTACTATATGTCCCACATGTTACTATAATGTCACACGTGTTACTATAATGTCCCACATGTTACTATAATGTCACACGTGTTACGATAATGTCACATATGTTGTCATacactcagacagacagacagacagacagacagacagacagacagacagacagacagatagatagatagatagatagatagatagatagatagacagatagacagatagacagatagacagatagacagacagacagacagacagacagacagacagacagacagacagacagacagatagacagatagacagatagacagatagatagatagacagatagacagatagacagatagatagatagatagatagatagatagatagatagatagatagatagatagagccAACAGTGTGAATGTTAATCTCAGGATCTGGTTTCACCTGTCAGACGTTTCAATACTCAGAGACTCAGAGGGGATTTTCACAGTCTGCTCGCTCGGTCATCTGTTATCACAACTGTAACTATGTACAGGATTACATCAGAGAcatgcatcatcatcaccaccatcatcatcatcaccaccatcatcatcatcatcaccaacatcatcagtaacagcatcatcatcatcagggaTTTATTTCTATTCAAACCTAAAGTttgaatagtgtgtgtgtgtgtgtgtgtgtgtgtgtgtgtgtgtgtgtgtgtgtgtgtgtgtgtgtgtgtgtggtgtgtgtgtgtgtgtgagccctcATTATGGATGGGGACTAGTTCAAATTTATTGCCTCTGTCAGCTGTGTCAAATTGGCCCAGCAGCTCAAATGGGCCTACAAATGGTGGCTCGTCCCTCCATCGAGGGTCGTGGAGTCCCTGCAGTAGAACAGCTCCAGCTCTGGACCAGCGctgcacacatgcagcacaCTCACGGTCCTGACTGGTTCTGAAGAAGTCGCCGACTGTTGAAACAAAGTGTTTGGTGCTTGTTTTCCATCCCTTGTTCTTCCTTCAACAGGACCACCCACTTTCTGAAAGCTTCCTTCTATTTCTGAGGGGTCAGAAAGACTGGCCAGTTGCTCTTTATGGCCTTGAGATTTTACGATGTGGTCAGAGCTGTTGGGAGACCCCCAGTTCCTCTTTTGTTACTGGAGCTGCACTGGGCCTGAGGAAGATCTGAGCTGGGAAACTGGGTTCAGGAGACTCAGATCTGCCCCAAATATTCTGAGCACAACAGCAAAGAATCATAACATGTATGCTAGGAACACTCAACGATGTTTATGATGGGATGTACAGtgtatgacatcatcactccGCGTGTTGGTGAGATGGGGGGTCTCCAACACCTCGGTGGAGGTGCCACTCCTCCAGCAGAAGGTCAATCATCTGCAGTAGAACCAGGGTCCAACTCACTTTAGCAGGTTTTGGTTTTGATCCCGTTCAACCACGGAGGCCGACACCGTTCAGCCCACCAGGACCACCTCAGAGGGCCTGTTCTCCAGTCACATGTGCTGGGTCGGACCTCAGAGGACGGCTGAATCATCTGGACCAACAGAGGTGCTCTGGTGCACGTGTGGTGCACGTCTGGGCTTTTCCCCGTATGATCCCTGTCAAccctcttcatccttccctccttcaaataatgtctgtctgtctgtctgtctgtctgtctgtctgtctgtctgtctgtctgtctgtctgaaagcCAGTGTCCGGGGACGCTTGAGGACATGGAtgtccatctgctgctccactggAACATTTAGCAACATTTCAGTTGCCAGAATGTGAAtctgtgtgcacgcgcgtgcgtgcgtgatgTCTTTTTGACGGTATCAAAGGCGGTCATTAGTGTCCTGTGAACGCGCCCACCCACCCCAGGCGGACTTCAGGGAGGGACCTGAGGACATCCAGCCAGCACGCTGACCCCACTGGGACCGGGGGCTCTTCCAGACCTGAAAGTGACCCAAGAAGATCTACACCGACCACAACCAGTcatgtaaataaagaaatgtgtgCAGATGTTCGTGCATGATGGACGTTGGCGTCTTTGTCGGCTCGGAGCTCCCCAGCTCTCCATCTTCCGGCCCCGGTCTCTGATCGCAGCCGGAGGTTCCTCGGTCAGAACCTTCCCCCGGCGTGGATGGGCAGGTCGGCAGCGCCTTTCTGCGACACCGTGGGAGCTTTGGATCGGGTCAGCGCGTCCTGAGATCATGCAGGGAATAAACCAGCGCTGCGTGTACATGTGAGCCGCGCACACGCCGAAGACGTGCTCCGCTCCAGAAGTTCCTGGTGGCTCTTTCTAACCCAATTCCGTTGTTTTGCAGATCCATCCATTTTTTCGTGCTGTGGTGCCACGCGCAGGTAAGAGGGTGCGGGTGAAACCTGTTGGGATGGTGAGCGACTGTTAGCCGCAGTTTTCTGTCCCAGACTAGAAGCGCaattatgtattttatttttcccttttgcATAAAAAGGGGGAGAATCACCCGTCTCCTAATTTTAAGCAGTATGTGAGGACGCAGGGCGAAGTGTCGGACCAGCTGAGCCGCAGACAGGTCCGGGTCTACCAGCTCTACAGCCGCACCAGTGGGAAACACGTCCAGATCCAGGGGAAGCGGGTCACTGCCACAGCTGAGGATGGCAACATTTACGGTGAGAACTGGCACCGTCCAAACCCCACAACACTTTGTGGTTCTtcattatttacttatttacaaTCACCAAGAGTCAGAGCTCATTTGAGACGTTGCACTTTATCTGAGTCATTACATGAAGAGATCTTCATTTGGTCTCCTAGTGGTGAAGATCTAGAGATCTTCTAGCTGCTGTGAATGGACgtctgcagcagaacacagtTTCTTGGCCCCTGACAGCAGAGCCGCAAAGCCCACCTCAGCTGGGGCCCCACGTccacctcccaccctccctgTTGTCACTGCTGTGTTAATTCAGCCTCTCCCGGGTCCATAAAGCCATCGTCTGGCAAATTAGCTGCTGATTAGACGAGTGCTTTGTCCCCGCAGCCTGAATACACAAAGTTGTATTAGCACCCGCTGTCGCCATCAGTGCAGGACAAACTCATCCCATCATGTATATTCACCCGTCTGTCCTGCAACAGTCCTTCCATGCTGCAGGGAAACTTTTTAAATATTGAAACTCAGCAAATGGGAATTGAACTCCCAGCCGCAGCAGCGCGTTTGTGGGTCAACGACGTTCCAGTcagcctcctcttttctctggcaGCTCGTCTGCTTGTGGAGACGGACAGCTTCGGCAGCCGGGTCCGAATTAGAGGGGCGGAGAGTGGACACTATCTCTGCATGAACCGGAGGGGCAAGCTGGTCGGAAAGGTATGGCACACCGGGGTTCTTGGATGGGGGGCAGGAAGAGCGGAGAGTTTAGTTGAGTTCCTCCAGAGCAAGATTCAGGCAGctcctggctgcaggtgaaggtcaGATTAAGCTTTAGCAGCTCTGGTCATATAtgagttacacacacacacacacacacacacacacacacacacacacacacacacacacacatttgctggaGAAAACACTGATGATAAGCACATTTGTCATCATCCCCCTCACCTGAACGTTTCAGGAGGGATGGTGTTCAcctgtttcatgtcagtgacaaCATCAGAggtatgacctttgaccccgtacaggatgttttttttattcttcttctctgaaaaACCATCCTGGTCTGCTGCACCACATTTGTGCAGCGGAAACCTTCTACAGAGGTGACCAGAAAGCTGCTTGAGTCGGCCTCTGGGTCATTAACCCCACTGGTTGATGGGACTTCCCATTAGGGCAAACACTCCCGTCATCCGTTGTGGATCCCtggaacctgcatccatcctcactggcagccagtgtttggagtgggatcaactatcaaaattcagaaccaaaacatgtctgtgtttgaacctgtagCCTCCTTTTAGCTGAGCTGGTGGTACCGTCACTACTAACGTACCGTTACAGCTGCTACGGGGACATTTGGGGGTTCTCAAAAGGGGCCCAGTTACCTGCTCCACTAGTTACTGTAGCTCAGAAACACGTCTTTAGCTGTCTCCCGTCTGTAATGTCCAGATGGGACAGTTAATGGATTAATggagaacctttctgtgttccagcccaacggtcggagcagggagtgcatcttctcagagatagtgctggaaaacaattacacagctctgcagaatgcCAAGTATGAAGGCTGGTACGTTGCCTTCAGTCGGAAAGGGAGgcccatcaaagcctccaggacaaggcagaaccaaagagaggtccacttcatcaagaggctccacgcaggcccccctcccttccccaacatggaccagagcaaacactttgagtttatccgcttttcagccacaagtcgagcaaagcgcaacaggaaatcaggcaccgtttcctaacagcgagacaaaaggaggcagatatacaacagatccaactttatttttgtatattttcatgcaaagctgtacattgaaatatggctttaacacaataattgtaataatattcctgtaaaatggtgatgtgtaaataaagaaagaataaaggaaagtgacaaattgattttggaggcttgtttcagaggcgaacaatgatggtgagtaagacacagagagggatgaggagagggaaatctCTACCCATATAAGCTGTGATCTTTGGAAgacaattcagatcatttctgtttgcagtatcCTGCACGGTAGGAAATCTGGAACTACTTTATAAAACCAACACTcccacctgctggacatatgGTGCATGTACACTtagatttatctatttaaatgaccaggaaaagagaactctgaacatcatagattggccagagatgatcaactgtcagccacagaagcaggagacgtcCACGCATTGTTACTAACAGTGCACAGTGACTGTGGTGGgacgtggagatgctgggagacgtttggtggagcgtctggtccatgaggaggtgtgtggaataaaccagagtctggtccaggaggaggtgtgtggaataaaccagggtctggtccaggaggaggtgttcgggatgaacca is a window of Takifugu flavidus isolate HTHZ2018 chromosome 5, ASM371156v2, whole genome shotgun sequence DNA encoding:
- the fgf17 gene encoding fibroblast growth factor 17 isoform X1, whose protein sequence is MFVHDGRWRLCRLGAPQLSIFRPRSLIAAGGSSVRTFPRRGWAGRQRLSATPWELWIGSARPEIMQGINQRCVYISIHFFVLWCHAQGENHPSPNFKQYVRTQGEVSDQLSRRQVRVYQLYSRTSGKHVQIQGKRVTATAEDGNIYARLLVETDSFGSRVRIRGAESGHYLCMNRRGKLVGKPNGRSRECIFSEIVLENNYTALQNAKYEGWYVAFSRKGRPIKASRTRQNQREVHFIKRLHAGPPPFPNMDQSKHFEFIRFSATSRAKRNRKSGTVS
- the fgf17 gene encoding fibroblast growth factor 17 isoform X2, which translates into the protein MFVHDGRWRLCRLGAPQLSIFRPRSLIAAGGSSVRTFPRRGWAGRQRLSATPWELWIGSARPEIMQGINQRCVYISIHFFVLWCHAQYVRTQGEVSDQLSRRQVRVYQLYSRTSGKHVQIQGKRVTATAEDGNIYARLLVETDSFGSRVRIRGAESGHYLCMNRRGKLVGKPNGRSRECIFSEIVLENNYTALQNAKYEGWYVAFSRKGRPIKASRTRQNQREVHFIKRLHAGPPPFPNMDQSKHFEFIRFSATSRAKRNRKSGTVS